One stretch of Paenibacillus sp. FSL R5-0341 DNA includes these proteins:
- a CDS encoding DedA family protein: protein MQNWITDFMEQYGYIGIALIIALENVFPPIPSEIILPFGGFMTTYTSLTLPGVIIAATIGSVLGAVLLYGIGLLIDVERLEKIVERWGHVLRIKKEDIHRVDAWFDKYGMWTVLFCRMVPLVRSLISIPAGMSNMKFGLFLLFTTIGTLIWNVILVSVGAALGASWESILHFMDVYSIVVYVILAIIVIGCIIWWIRRSKKQK, encoded by the coding sequence ATGCAAAACTGGATAACCGATTTCATGGAACAATACGGCTACATAGGCATTGCACTCATTATTGCTCTTGAGAACGTATTTCCCCCGATTCCATCCGAAATCATCTTGCCGTTTGGCGGGTTCATGACCACCTATACCAGTCTCACCCTTCCAGGTGTAATTATTGCCGCTACCATCGGCTCCGTCCTTGGTGCAGTGTTACTCTATGGTATCGGACTCCTCATTGACGTCGAACGCCTTGAGAAAATTGTGGAACGCTGGGGACATGTTCTGCGCATCAAAAAAGAAGATATTCACCGTGTCGATGCATGGTTTGACAAATATGGCATGTGGACCGTATTGTTCTGTCGAATGGTTCCCCTCGTCCGTAGTCTCATCTCCATTCCTGCAGGCATGTCCAACATGAAATTTGGTTTATTCCTTCTCTTTACAACCATTGGTACACTGATCTGGAATGTCATTCTTGTCTCCGTTGGCGCTGCACTTGGCGCATCATGGGAGAGCATTTTACACTTTATGGACGTTTATTCCATTGTAGTGTACGTCATTCTGGCCATCATTGTCATCGGATGTATCATCTGGTGGATCAGACGTAGCAAAAAGCAAAAATAA
- a CDS encoding arsenate reductase family protein — translation MSNLKVYQYAKCGTCRKAVKWLEAQGHELELIPIFDTPPSEVELTELIQKSGLEVKKFFNTSGEVYKEQQLKDKLPGMSADEQIRLLASNGRLIKRPIVTDGEKVTVGFKEETYEQEWNNA, via the coding sequence ATGAGTAACTTAAAAGTATATCAATATGCCAAATGCGGCACATGCCGCAAAGCTGTGAAATGGCTTGAAGCGCAAGGCCATGAGCTGGAGCTGATCCCTATTTTCGACACACCGCCATCAGAAGTTGAACTAACAGAACTGATCCAAAAGAGCGGATTGGAAGTGAAGAAGTTCTTTAATACGAGCGGGGAAGTGTATAAGGAACAGCAATTGAAGGACAAGCTTCCGGGCATGTCCGCTGATGAACAGATTCGTTTGTTGGCTTCCAATGGTCGTCTGATCAAACGTCCGATCGTTACGGATGGAGAAAAGGTGACGGTTGGATTCAAGGAAGAAACGTACGAACAGGAATGGAATAACGCATAA
- a CDS encoding FAD-dependent oxidoreductase: MDLVYGTPFWPSTFNSTFNYPALREDISCDCLIIGGGMGGALTSKLLSEKGVNTVVIDKRDIAQGSSSANTGLLQYTNDKTLTSCIHTFGEAKGVRFYELCREAMKQLTQIAGTLDTDPWFIPRTSLCFASSEDDVSLLEEEYQTLKHYGFEAELWNADKIKTHFPFSKPAALYTRGDAEVNPYRFVHALFESANKRGARIYGQTEMIHCEYDEDGVVCHTSNGKIRASKVIFAAGYETQDIKKDRGAYLKTTYAIATKPLPDLKEWFEHSMIWETARPYLYMRTTPDGRIIAGGLDEEIPREDQREIRAKHRGDTLLEEVRSYFPLDGLAVDYAWGAVFGNTNDGLPLIGTHPDYPHSYFVEGYGGNGTVYSMIAASLITDAITGKQNPDMDLFSLTRTSKPSPV; this comes from the coding sequence ATGGATCTGGTCTATGGCACACCGTTCTGGCCTTCCACTTTTAATTCAACGTTTAATTATCCTGCTCTTCGAGAAGACATCTCGTGTGACTGCCTCATCATTGGCGGTGGTATGGGGGGCGCTCTGACTTCGAAACTGCTCTCAGAGAAAGGTGTTAACACGGTTGTTATTGATAAGCGAGATATTGCTCAAGGCAGCAGCTCTGCCAATACAGGTCTTTTGCAATACACGAATGACAAGACCCTAACCTCATGTATTCATACCTTTGGTGAAGCCAAAGGCGTACGTTTTTATGAACTTTGCCGGGAAGCCATGAAACAACTTACTCAGATTGCAGGTACTCTGGATACGGATCCTTGGTTTATTCCACGAACAAGTCTTTGCTTTGCAAGCAGTGAAGATGATGTGAGCCTATTGGAGGAAGAATATCAAACGCTGAAGCACTACGGCTTTGAAGCTGAACTGTGGAATGCCGACAAAATCAAAACACATTTCCCCTTCAGTAAACCAGCTGCACTGTATACACGGGGAGATGCGGAAGTGAACCCCTATCGATTCGTTCATGCCTTATTTGAATCTGCCAATAAGCGCGGGGCCCGAATCTATGGTCAGACCGAAATGATACACTGTGAATACGATGAAGATGGTGTAGTATGCCACACTTCTAACGGTAAGATCCGTGCCAGCAAAGTCATATTTGCTGCCGGTTACGAGACACAGGATATCAAAAAGGATCGCGGAGCCTATCTGAAAACGACCTATGCGATTGCTACCAAGCCGCTACCCGATCTTAAGGAATGGTTTGAGCACAGCATGATTTGGGAGACCGCACGTCCCTATTTGTATATGCGAACAACACCAGATGGAAGAATCATCGCAGGTGGTTTGGATGAAGAAATACCTCGGGAGGATCAACGTGAAATTCGGGCAAAGCACCGGGGAGATACACTTCTGGAAGAGGTCCGTTCCTATTTCCCTTTAGATGGTCTTGCAGTCGATTATGCCTGGGGTGCCGTGTTTGGTAATACGAATGATGGTCTGCCACTGATCGGTACACATCCCGATTATCCGCATTCTTACTTTGTGGAAGGCTATGGAGGCAACGGGACGGTGTACAGTATGATTGCTGCTTCCCTGATTACAGATGCCATAACTGGCAAGCAGAACCCTGATATGGATCTATTCTCACTCACACGTACAAGTAAACCATCTCCCGTATAA
- a CDS encoding 5'-3' exonuclease H3TH domain-containing protein, whose amino-acid sequence MNQRNEPTLLLVDGMAVLFRAFYATSASGYIRRTKAGLPTNAVYGFIRYFWDAVQTFGPSHVVCCWDMGGKTFRGEEYAAYKGNRAEAPDDLIPQFALIREVMDSLGIPNIGAQGFEADDCIGTLAKYYTEETDMNVMVLTGDHDMLQLINDRTSIIIMKKGHGNYMVYNPETLMAEKQLTPRQVIDMKGLMGDASDNYPGVRGIGEKTALKLVQEYGSIEGILSNMDKLTPSVRNKIENDLDMLHLSRKLAEIHCAVPVACALDICELRLDPDMVMDKFEQLEMKSLGSWMGVAIG is encoded by the coding sequence GTGAATCAACGTAATGAACCTACTTTGTTGCTGGTAGACGGTATGGCGGTGTTGTTCCGTGCTTTTTATGCGACATCTGCAAGCGGATATATCAGACGTACAAAGGCAGGATTGCCTACCAACGCAGTCTACGGATTTATCCGTTATTTCTGGGATGCGGTTCAGACTTTTGGGCCAAGTCATGTCGTATGTTGTTGGGATATGGGCGGTAAGACGTTCCGCGGTGAAGAATACGCAGCTTACAAAGGCAACCGGGCAGAAGCTCCGGATGACCTGATTCCCCAGTTTGCCCTGATCCGTGAAGTGATGGATAGCCTGGGTATTCCGAATATAGGTGCACAAGGATTCGAAGCCGACGATTGCATCGGAACGCTTGCTAAGTATTACACCGAAGAGACAGATATGAATGTTATGGTACTGACGGGTGACCACGACATGCTGCAACTGATTAATGACCGGACAAGTATCATAATTATGAAAAAAGGCCATGGCAACTACATGGTGTACAACCCTGAAACGCTGATGGCTGAGAAACAACTGACACCTCGTCAAGTGATTGACATGAAGGGTCTAATGGGAGATGCCAGTGACAATTATCCCGGAGTACGGGGAATTGGTGAGAAAACAGCGTTGAAGCTTGTACAGGAATACGGCTCCATTGAAGGGATTTTGAGCAACATGGATAAACTGACCCCTTCGGTGCGTAACAAGATTGAGAATGATCTGGACATGCTTCATCTGTCCCGCAAACTGGCAGAGATTCATTGTGCTGTTCCGGTTGCCTGTGCGCTGGATATCTGTGAATTGCGTCTTGATCCGGATATGGTGATGGACAAGTTTGAACAACTTGAGATGAAGAGCCTTGGCTCTTGGATGGGAGTGGCAATAGGGTGA
- a CDS encoding spore coat protein, with protein MYSQSLSSNGAFMQEQDLLKSILADLRRTSREYTTATTEASCPMTRRMFTDLTNDTLRLQGELFNLMQQNNMYSVSSKALRQDVDKQIQSAHQTQQKCQQFIQEKNTQNSSYSQAPNVPQHQPNYGNPYYM; from the coding sequence ATGTATTCTCAATCTTTATCATCTAATGGCGCTTTTATGCAGGAGCAGGATCTGCTGAAGTCGATTCTTGCAGATTTAAGACGAACCTCGCGCGAATATACGACTGCGACAACGGAAGCTTCCTGCCCCATGACACGTCGAATGTTCACAGATTTAACAAATGACACCCTAAGATTACAAGGGGAACTGTTCAATCTGATGCAGCAAAACAACATGTATTCTGTCTCTTCCAAGGCACTTCGTCAGGATGTGGACAAGCAAATTCAGTCTGCACACCAGACGCAACAGAAGTGTCAGCAATTCATCCAGGAGAAGAATACGCAGAACAGTTCATATAGCCAAGCTCCTAATGTGCCTCAGCATCAGCCGAATTACGGTAACCCTTATTACATGTAA
- a CDS encoding aminotransferase class I/II-fold pyridoxal phosphate-dependent enzyme gives MIVNEQTTGNNKKMTSYLAPLVQQIPPSGIRKFFDLVGDNKDIITLGVGEPDFVTPWHMREACVYSLERGMTSYTSNAGMPKLREAISDYLDTQFDTKYDPKDEIIVTVGGSEAIDLALRALIVPGDEILIPEPSYVAYSPIASIGGGIPVGVETYAKDQFKLTAEALEAGITPKSKVVILCYPSNPTGAIMTYEEWLPIAEVIKKHDLIVIADEIYAELTYTQKHVSFAAIPDMKERTILVSGFSKAFAMTGWRIGYMCGHPELIAAMLKIHQYTVMCAPAMGQVAALEALTNGLGEKDRMVESYNQRRRLIVQGFRDIGLDCHEPQGAFYAFPSIQKTGMSSDLFAERLLTENKVAAVPGNVFGPQGEGFLRCSYATSVTQLNEALERIGNFVYKVQKEG, from the coding sequence ATGATAGTGAATGAACAGACAACCGGGAACAACAAGAAAATGACATCTTATCTGGCACCCCTCGTGCAGCAGATACCTCCATCCGGAATTCGCAAATTCTTTGATCTGGTAGGAGACAACAAGGATATTATCACATTGGGTGTGGGTGAACCCGATTTTGTTACACCTTGGCATATGCGTGAAGCCTGTGTATACTCGCTGGAAAGAGGTATGACCAGCTACACATCCAACGCAGGCATGCCGAAGCTGAGAGAAGCCATCAGCGATTATCTCGATACTCAGTTTGATACCAAATATGATCCCAAGGATGAGATTATTGTTACCGTGGGTGGCAGCGAAGCGATTGACCTTGCTTTGCGTGCATTAATCGTACCTGGCGACGAGATTCTTATTCCTGAACCTTCGTACGTGGCTTATTCACCAATCGCTTCCATCGGTGGTGGTATACCCGTCGGTGTGGAAACTTATGCGAAAGATCAGTTCAAGTTAACGGCAGAAGCACTTGAAGCTGGCATCACACCGAAGTCAAAAGTGGTTATTCTGTGTTATCCGAGTAATCCTACAGGAGCCATCATGACGTATGAAGAGTGGCTGCCTATTGCTGAAGTGATCAAAAAGCATGATCTGATTGTGATCGCTGATGAAATTTACGCTGAATTGACCTATACGCAAAAACATGTTAGCTTTGCAGCTATTCCTGACATGAAAGAGCGGACCATTCTCGTAAGCGGATTTTCCAAGGCTTTTGCAATGACAGGTTGGCGGATCGGGTACATGTGTGGTCATCCTGAGCTTATTGCAGCCATGCTCAAAATCCATCAGTATACGGTAATGTGTGCACCGGCCATGGGTCAGGTTGCTGCGCTTGAAGCATTGACGAACGGTTTGGGTGAGAAAGACCGGATGGTAGAATCGTATAATCAGCGCAGACGTTTGATTGTGCAGGGATTCCGGGATATTGGACTCGATTGTCATGAACCTCAAGGCGCATTCTATGCATTCCCGAGTATTCAAAAGACGGGCATGAGCTCCGATCTGTTTGCTGAGCGATTGTTAACCGAGAATAAAGTTGCTGCAGTTCCCGGCAATGTTTTTGGCCCTCAAGGTGAAGGCTTCTTGCGTTGCTCGTATGCTACTTCTGTAACCCAATTGAATGAAGCATTGGAACGAATCGGAAACTTTGTTTACAAAGTGCAAAAAGAGGGTTAA
- a CDS encoding cob(I)yrinic acid a,c-diamide adenosyltransferase, translating into MGIYTRTGDEGQTSVIGGRVIKDDDRVEAYGTIDELNCFVGQAISLIDSAQGEFEDLREHLLEVQQELFDCGSDLAFVKISETKYKVRDEMVTRLEQWIDQYDAENPKVERFIIPGGSQLSSALHVCRTVCRRAERRTVTLGQHTDINPSVRRYLNRLSDYFFVVARTANARQQVADIEYVRSKKVFRRKE; encoded by the coding sequence ATGGGTATATATACACGAACAGGTGACGAAGGACAGACTTCGGTCATCGGTGGACGTGTCATCAAGGATGATGATCGAGTTGAGGCGTATGGCACGATTGATGAACTGAACTGTTTTGTCGGTCAGGCGATCAGCCTTATTGACTCTGCTCAGGGAGAATTCGAAGATCTGCGTGAACATCTGCTGGAAGTTCAGCAGGAACTATTCGATTGTGGGTCCGATCTGGCCTTCGTTAAGATTAGTGAAACCAAATATAAGGTAAGAGATGAAATGGTCACGCGTCTGGAACAATGGATCGACCAGTATGATGCTGAGAATCCAAAAGTGGAACGATTCATTATTCCTGGTGGCAGTCAGCTATCCTCTGCTCTACATGTGTGCCGTACGGTATGTCGCCGTGCAGAGCGTCGCACAGTAACACTTGGACAACATACAGATATTAATCCGTCTGTACGACGGTATCTAAACCGACTGTCTGATTATTTCTTCGTGGTTGCACGGACGGCCAACGCGAGACAACAGGTGGCGGATATTGAATATGTGCGGAGCAAAAAAGTATTCCGCCGCAAAGAATGA
- a CDS encoding bifunctional adenosylcobinamide kinase/adenosylcobinamide-phosphate guanylyltransferase: MLITVTGGIGSGKTRFALNYAAGISREGVYLSTGDHDPVIPELPSAHYRAIHAGNGQQLTEVITQINRESNLFLADQRIVIVDSLTSWMAAGFRTTDDLNHQRSETQLLLDALLSYQGKLLVITNEMHGTLHPTEEERIFTARMASVNRMLQIHAEKMYMLVSGLAIDLKSQEMRYEDER, from the coding sequence TTGTTGATTACGGTCACAGGCGGCATAGGTAGTGGTAAAACCCGGTTTGCCCTCAATTACGCAGCCGGGATTAGCCGGGAGGGCGTATATTTATCCACTGGTGATCATGATCCCGTTATTCCCGAATTGCCATCCGCTCATTATCGTGCCATTCATGCCGGGAACGGTCAGCAACTGACAGAGGTGATCACCCAGATTAATCGGGAATCCAATCTGTTTTTGGCGGATCAGCGCATTGTAATTGTAGACAGTCTGACCTCATGGATGGCTGCCGGTTTCAGGACAACAGATGATCTGAATCATCAGCGTTCAGAGACTCAACTTTTGCTCGATGCATTGTTGTCTTATCAGGGGAAGTTGCTTGTGATTACCAATGAAATGCATGGTACATTGCATCCTACCGAGGAAGAACGGATATTTACAGCGAGAATGGCCTCGGTTAACCGGATGCTGCAGATCCATGCTGAAAAGATGTACATGCTGGTATCCGGTCTGGCTATTGATCTGAAGAGTCAGGAAATGCGGTATGAAGACGAAAGGTAA
- a CDS encoding RluA family pseudouridine synthase, with protein MSQYYSPIVYTVTEQEDGWLLKTVLQRRLLVSRKLLSKIKLTEQGVMLNGERVYISVKVAAGDVIEVRMEKEESDDILPEPIPFTVLYEDEHLLIVNKDAGIIVHPTHGHYTGTLANGVVHYWKTKGERFRFRPIHRLDQETSGVLAIAKNPYVHQHVSEQMIAGTVDKKYIALVHGSPVPNQGAVDGPIDRDPEEPHRRIVTPDGYAARTLYTTLTRWAEGSASAVSLKLESGRTHQIRVHMTSIGCPLIGDRMYKTLPVHEIDEQTIAVRDERDSWIERQALHACELTFEHPILQERITFQAPFPADMAALEQRLNDEAAPREEL; from the coding sequence ATGAGCCAATACTATTCGCCGATTGTCTACACGGTGACCGAACAAGAAGATGGCTGGCTGCTGAAGACCGTGCTTCAGCGCCGGCTGCTGGTGTCGCGCAAGCTTTTGTCCAAAATCAAGCTGACCGAACAAGGTGTCATGTTAAATGGAGAGCGCGTGTATATTAGCGTCAAGGTAGCTGCGGGTGATGTCATTGAAGTTCGGATGGAAAAAGAGGAATCGGATGATATTTTGCCTGAACCTATTCCCTTTACTGTTCTGTATGAAGATGAGCACTTGCTTATTGTCAACAAGGATGCGGGCATCATCGTTCATCCGACGCATGGACATTATACGGGTACTTTGGCAAATGGCGTTGTTCATTACTGGAAAACCAAGGGCGAACGCTTCCGGTTCAGACCGATTCATCGACTTGATCAGGAAACGTCAGGTGTGCTCGCAATAGCCAAGAACCCTTATGTGCATCAGCATGTGTCTGAACAGATGATTGCGGGAACGGTGGATAAGAAATATATTGCGCTTGTACACGGAAGCCCTGTTCCGAATCAGGGGGCAGTGGATGGCCCGATTGATCGTGATCCTGAAGAGCCGCATCGCAGAATCGTTACACCTGATGGCTACGCTGCAAGAACGTTGTACACGACCTTAACCCGTTGGGCAGAAGGCAGCGCCAGTGCAGTAAGTCTTAAGCTGGAAAGTGGCAGAACCCATCAGATCAGGGTACATATGACTTCTATCGGCTGCCCGTTGATCGGTGACCGGATGTACAAGACACTACCTGTGCACGAGATCGATGAGCAGACCATAGCTGTTCGGGATGAAAGGGACAGCTGGATCGAACGCCAGGCCTTGCATGCCTGTGAGCTGACGTTCGAACATCCCATTCTACAGGAACGTATAACGTTCCAGGCTCCTTTTCCAGCAGATATGGCTGCGCTGGAGCAGCGTTTGAATGATGAGGCAGCTCCCAGAGAAGAACTGTAG
- a CDS encoding MOSC domain-containing protein — protein MTLTSDRKSGEGNTAVLTINVGLPQPLPGQKREVMSGIVKHPVTDAVFLSFSGMTGDAQADLVHHGGPDKAVCVYDYSRYPALEQLMDRKLDWGACGENLTVEGCAEEDVRIGDVYELGEATVQVSQPRQPCFKLGARYDYKELPVYFQESGHTGFYFRVLQEGEVRPSSIFRRISTDPTSMTVLEANRIMHQGKENAEGIQALLAIPALSDSWRQTLMKRLSKLEIK, from the coding sequence ATGACACTCACATCTGATCGAAAGTCAGGGGAAGGCAACACAGCAGTTCTGACTATTAATGTAGGTCTGCCGCAGCCGCTCCCTGGGCAGAAGCGTGAAGTGATGAGCGGCATTGTGAAACATCCTGTAACCGACGCGGTTTTCCTGTCATTCTCTGGAATGACAGGGGATGCCCAGGCGGATCTGGTGCATCATGGCGGACCTGACAAGGCCGTTTGTGTATACGATTACAGTCGTTATCCGGCGTTGGAACAGCTGATGGATCGCAAGCTGGACTGGGGAGCTTGTGGAGAAAATCTGACGGTTGAAGGCTGTGCCGAAGAAGACGTACGGATTGGTGATGTGTACGAGTTGGGCGAAGCCACGGTGCAGGTCAGTCAGCCCAGACAACCTTGCTTCAAGCTGGGTGCGAGGTATGACTATAAGGAACTTCCTGTTTATTTTCAGGAGAGTGGGCATACGGGCTTTTACTTTCGTGTACTGCAAGAAGGGGAGGTAAGGCCTTCGTCGATATTTCGACGAATAAGCACCGACCCTACATCAATGACGGTTCTTGAAGCCAATCGAATTATGCATCAGGGGAAAGAAAATGCCGAAGGTATTCAGGCGTTACTGGCCATTCCTGCGCTGTCAGACAGCTGGAGGCAGACGTTAATGAAACGATTGTCCAAGCTGGAGATTAAGTAG
- a CDS encoding phosphodiester glycosidase family protein produces the protein MKNVRTGKKWWTGAMALVLALPVILSGAVSAPQTADAKAAISTKVQKVKAAGRNFTVQTVTIPKGTPVTVGLAKKQVGQTATLPSIVKAYGAQAAINGAFFEAYNGAPDPYGMLIANGKVIHIGRYGTSIGFKEDGSAIMDSLQVSLTGKVTDTKGKSRSWYATFINRTPSANASITMLYTPERGATVGFKGGTAVVMENGVVTKKVPNTNVAIPKNGSVLVFTGNQKSSSDRFTVGSTVEMNYKYTNAAGKEIPWQDVVTAVGAGPRLVKDGKVAVNPTSEGFKDAKILNASGARSGIAIMADGSVMLATVSGATVKEWAAVMQKLGAKQAMNLDGGASSGMYAGGKMLTSPGRLLSNALVFGGSVR, from the coding sequence ATGAAGAACGTACGAACAGGTAAAAAGTGGTGGACAGGGGCTATGGCCCTCGTCCTGGCCTTGCCCGTAATTCTTTCGGGAGCAGTAAGTGCGCCACAGACAGCGGATGCCAAAGCAGCAATTAGCACCAAAGTACAGAAAGTAAAAGCAGCAGGACGCAATTTTACCGTACAGACGGTTACGATTCCGAAGGGAACACCGGTTACGGTGGGACTCGCGAAGAAGCAAGTGGGCCAAACGGCAACATTGCCATCGATAGTGAAAGCTTATGGCGCACAAGCTGCCATTAACGGAGCATTTTTTGAAGCATATAACGGAGCACCAGATCCATATGGCATGTTAATAGCAAATGGTAAGGTCATACATATTGGTAGATATGGAACATCCATCGGATTTAAGGAAGACGGCTCGGCGATCATGGATTCACTTCAGGTGAGCCTGACAGGTAAAGTGACAGATACGAAAGGCAAATCACGCAGTTGGTATGCAACCTTTATTAATCGAACACCTTCAGCGAACGCGAGCATTACGATGCTGTATACACCTGAAAGAGGTGCTACAGTCGGGTTCAAAGGTGGAACTGCGGTTGTCATGGAGAATGGTGTCGTGACCAAAAAAGTACCCAATACGAATGTAGCGATTCCTAAGAATGGCTCGGTATTGGTGTTCACAGGTAATCAGAAGTCTTCTTCGGACCGTTTCACCGTTGGTTCAACCGTAGAAATGAATTATAAGTATACGAACGCCGCAGGCAAAGAGATCCCTTGGCAAGATGTAGTGACTGCTGTTGGGGCAGGACCCCGTCTGGTGAAAGACGGCAAGGTAGCTGTTAATCCGACGAGCGAAGGTTTCAAGGATGCCAAGATTCTTAATGCTTCGGGAGCCAGAAGTGGTATTGCGATCATGGCGGACGGTTCTGTTATGCTGGCTACCGTTTCCGGAGCGACAGTCAAGGAGTGGGCAGCGGTGATGCAGAAGCTTGGTGCCAAACAAGCCATGAATCTGGATGGCGGTGCTTCCTCGGGTATGTATGCCGGGGGCAAAATGCTAACTTCACCAGGCCGGCTCTTGAGTAATGCACTGGTATTTGGTGGCTCTGTGCGTTAA
- a CDS encoding ROK family protein, with amino-acid sequence MTILGAIEAGGTKFVCGIGTENGEVLERVSFPTTTPEETMAQVISFFEGKGIEALGVGSFGPIDPIEGSPTYGYITTTPKPHWGQYNVIGKLKEHFDVPMTFDTDVNGAALGEATWGAAQGLESCLYITVGTGIGAGAVVGGKMVHGLSHPEMGHIIVRRHPEDTYEGFCPYHGDCLEGLAAGPAINKRWEQPAYELPADHKAWEIEAHYLAHALMNYVLILSPQKIVMGGGVMKQEHLFPMVRSKLQELLAGYVQHPALQSDIEQYVVSPGLGDNAGLCGSLALAKLALNK; translated from the coding sequence ATGACGATCTTAGGCGCAATTGAAGCAGGCGGAACCAAATTTGTATGTGGTATTGGCACGGAAAATGGAGAAGTTCTGGAACGCGTAAGTTTTCCCACGACGACACCGGAAGAGACAATGGCTCAAGTGATTTCGTTTTTTGAAGGCAAAGGCATTGAAGCTCTGGGCGTAGGTTCATTTGGCCCGATTGATCCGATTGAAGGAAGCCCAACGTATGGTTATATTACAACAACACCGAAACCACATTGGGGACAGTATAACGTCATTGGCAAGCTCAAGGAGCATTTTGATGTACCGATGACATTTGATACGGATGTGAATGGTGCGGCACTTGGAGAAGCAACCTGGGGCGCTGCACAAGGTCTTGAGAGCTGTCTGTATATTACTGTGGGTACAGGCATTGGTGCAGGTGCTGTGGTTGGCGGTAAAATGGTCCATGGATTGTCACATCCAGAGATGGGACATATCATTGTACGCAGACATCCGGAGGATACATACGAGGGTTTCTGTCCATACCATGGTGACTGCCTCGAAGGTCTCGCAGCAGGCCCGGCCATTAACAAACGTTGGGAGCAACCGGCTTATGAACTGCCAGCAGATCATAAAGCATGGGAGATCGAGGCGCATTACCTTGCACATGCACTGATGAACTATGTTCTGATTCTCTCACCGCAGAAAATCGTAATGGGTGGCGGGGTTATGAAGCAGGAGCACCTGTTCCCGATGGTTCGCAGCAAACTGCAGGAGTTGCTTGCAGGATACGTTCAGCATCCGGCACTTCAATCCGATATTGAACAGTATGTTGTTTCGCCAGGACTTGGCGACAATGCAGGGCTGTGCGGTTCGCTGGCGCTTGCCAAATTGGCGTTGAACAAGTAG
- a CDS encoding Lrp/AsnC family transcriptional regulator — MKDLNDLQLKVLDLLKEDARRTPALLSTLLGESEDKIKNAVAQLEQDHVIVKYATVVNWSKIDDEKVTALIEVQITPERGRGFEGIAERIYLYPQVKSVYLMSGAYDLLVEVEGGNLREVANFVSEKLSPIDSVLSTKTNFILKKYKQDGIIFEDHQEDNRLMISP; from the coding sequence ATGAAAGATTTGAACGATCTGCAATTAAAAGTTCTGGATCTGCTGAAGGAAGACGCGAGAAGGACTCCCGCACTGCTGTCGACGCTGCTGGGGGAGTCGGAAGACAAGATCAAGAACGCCGTGGCACAGCTTGAACAAGACCACGTCATCGTGAAATACGCAACTGTCGTGAACTGGAGCAAAATAGATGATGAGAAAGTAACGGCACTGATTGAGGTGCAGATCACGCCGGAGCGTGGTCGTGGCTTTGAAGGGATTGCCGAACGCATTTATCTCTATCCGCAAGTGAAATCCGTATATCTCATGTCAGGTGCATACGATCTGCTCGTTGAAGTAGAAGGTGGTAACCTGCGTGAAGTCGCTAACTTTGTGTCGGAGAAACTGTCTCCGATTGACTCTGTACTTTCAACCAAAACGAATTTTATTCTTAAAAAATATAAGCAGGACGGGATTATCTTTGAAGACCATCAGGAAGACAACCGTCTCATGATCTCGCCGTAA
- a CDS encoding aspartyl-phosphate phosphatase Spo0E family protein, with amino-acid sequence MFCVEYDLPTNRGHYLAEGDHGDRWSVKPDNASLHDISLEDEIHMLRRKMEQIFLEEKSFTSDIVIEISSLLDLKINEYMKANPIKGK; translated from the coding sequence TTGTTTTGTGTTGAATATGATTTACCGACTAATCGTGGGCACTATCTGGCAGAAGGCGATCATGGCGACCGATGGTCGGTGAAACCTGATAACGCATCTTTGCATGACATTTCCTTGGAAGATGAGATTCATATGCTTCGTCGCAAGATGGAACAGATCTTCCTCGAAGAGAAATCATTCACATCCGATATTGTAATTGAAATCAGCAGTTTGCTGGATTTAAAGATTAATGAATACATGAAGGCTAACCCGATTAAAGGAAAATAA